The sequence TACGTTAAGCGACTCACACAGCAATATGAGTGCCTCCTTTATTGAACGATTTATCCATCCTTCTGTAGAGGCGCTCATGTCAACCAAGAAGGTGACTGCTATGTCCCTTTCTTTTCTCTCCTGTCTTATGAAAAGATGTTCTGAAGGGCTACAGCGCGCATGGATATCAGAGTATGCCTCAACAACTGCATCCAAATCGATTTCTTCTCCCTCAGATTGTCTTTTCAGGAAACAGTGCTGGGGTCTCAACATTTCGAATTGTCTTTTTAGGATGGAGATCTGTCCTCTGTATCTTTTGAGGGTCTGATCTACAAAATCTCCAGTGGTCTCAGTAAGTTGGATTTCTCTTAAGGTGCACCACCTCTTCCTATAGGCCTGTCTTCTAAAGTCCCATTCGTCATAGGCGAAAAACGAATGACTTCCTTCGCCTTCTTCTTCAAGGTCTAGGTTCACGTCTGCCCATGCATTAGTAGATAGCCCGAAACCACTTGATACGTATGAAGAAGGGACGTGCCCTAGATCCGATTTGATTTCAGAGATCAAATTGCGAAGCTCCTCTGCTAGGGATTCGTCCTGACATGACAAAAGGATGCACTCTAGGATTTCATTGATGTCAGTTCTTTCATTTTCACTAGTCCCAAACCCAGTGATGAGTGCAGTTGCCTTGTCTTTGTCCAAGAGGCTTGGACCAAGGGGTGCTATACAGGCATTTTTATCTTTTTTGCCCCTATTGGCCTCACCAGTGGCTATTATGGCTGCCATGATCTCCAGGAATTTTTTTTCGCACTCTTTGCGTCTCTTTAGCAGCGCCTTATTGATTAACGTTGGGCTTGCAGTACCAATATAGGGTAGAATCTTTTCTGCTTCGTCAAGAGCTGTTTCCAATTCATTGGAACCTGCCAAGAACTTCGCAACCACAGCACTTTGACTCGCCGTGGCCCAAGGTTGAATAAGTTCCGAAAGCATTCTTCTCATCTCAGGTGGTATATCGAGTTGATCTATTGGGTGGTATCCTTGTAGGATCCAGGAGGCAAGTTTAAGGACAGGAGATGAATTATTTTCGAAGGATTTTTGCATCCCCAGTATTAAAGTCTGTTTTAAGCGGTTTAGGTCGCGAAAGATCCCAGGAAAGTCCCTTTTTAGTGCGGCTTCTATCCGTACGGTGTCAACCAGGACATAAAGCCTGCTGGCAACTTCTATGTCTTTGTGAAGATTTTTGAGGAAAACAAATATACCAGTATTTTCATGGTCAACGGTCAATGCATTTGATTTAGGCGTCTTCAAGGTATCAGAGGGCAGTAGAGGGAGATTGAAAGATGCGTAACGTGTTTGTGCGCATTTGTGGAGGATCATGATTTTCAAAAGGAGTTCATTGTCTTGGCGGCTGGGAAAAAGTGACAAGTGGTCCCGTAGATATATCTTTTCAGTGTCAGTGAACAGCCTATCCCCCTTTTTTATGGGCATAATCTTGCCTGTGATGCCTGTAACGAGCAGTGTGAGTCTGGAGGCCACCTCGTCCAGAGAGACAAACTGATTCGCCCTGCAAAATTGAAGAGATGTCTCTTCTGGTCTTGCTAGATAGTCCTCTGCAGGATGCAGCCCTTGTTCCTCATAAACAGCCAAGGCCCCTGTGACCCAGTCGCGTAACTGATTTGTGTCTAGGAATTCCAGGGCACGTGGTACATTTTCAATAAAACTGAAGGCCAAAAGATCAGATACAGAATATGCTATCAATCTTACAAGAGAAAGCACAGGGCCTATGTCGCGTTTCGGGACTTTTAAAAGGGATTCAACAGCCTGGTCTACGTGGTAGTGGCCGATGTTTTCTGAAAAAAAGATTTCCAATAGCGCAGATCTAAGCGCCTGTTCAGTTTTTAGATTATCTGGACCACACAAATTTTTAGAATAAGATTTTGTCGACATATAATCCATTTGCTTCACATTAAGTTTTACGTGCCATCTCTTATGGAATGACCAGGATCACCAAAGGTATGAGGTCTAGGACCTCTGATGGCACACTTGGAAATTCCATAGACAAAGCGGCCACTGTGTCAGAACACGGCCTTTACCATCTCCGAAAGACCGGAAAGGAGTTCGTGGTCATCTGTCAATGGCTGGCATATAGCCACCTCACATGCCAACCTCGGCTCAATTCCGCCTCGTATCAACTTTCCGGCATGGATGAGCAATCTCGTGCTTGCACCCTCCTGAAGGCCCTGTTCCTTCAGGTTTCGTGTAAGGTGTCCAAGGCACACAGGGGATACTTTTGGCGAGGGTTTCATCTATCCCTGATTCATGGGCAACGATTTCAGCTTCTAGCTCTGGTTCTGGATAAGAGAATTCAATTGCCACGAAACGTTGCCTAGTACTGGGCTTTAGATCCTTTAAAACGCTTTGGTAGCCTGGGTTATAGGATATGGCCAGCATGAATTCCTTTGGGGCTGTGAGGATCTCACCACGTTTTTCGATTGGAAGGGTCCTCCTGTCATCTGCAAGTGGGTGAATAACCACTGTGGTGTCCTTTCTGGCCTCCACTATCTCATCTAGGTAGCAGATGCCCCCTGCCTTTACAGCCAGGGCCAAAGGGCCATCTATCCATACAGTCTCGCCTGAGCGTATGAGATAGCGTCCCACAAGATCACTGGTAGTCAGGTCATCGTGGCAGGAAACAGTTATAAGGGGACGCTCTAGTCTCCAAGCCATGTATTCCATGAACCTTGTCTTGCCACACCCAGTGGGTCCTTTGAGTAAGAGAGGGAGATTGTGTTCATATGCCGCGGTTGCAATGTCGATTTCATTTGCCTGGGGCTTATAATATGGTTGTTTTTCAATAAAAAATTTGTCTGATTTAATTGCCATTTATACGCCTCTTGAAATTAAAAATTAATTCTTACCAAAATTCTGTAATTGGCGAGTTTGCCCAAGATGCAAGGCGGAAGGGGCGTAAGCCTACTTAGGTATTCCAAGCCCCTGACAACGCAAAGACCCGGGTAAAATCGCCGAGTGCAGGATTTAGGTCTTATTTCAAATTAAGCAGGAAAGCGGATTATGCAATTGTAGAGACCAAAGAAGAGTCAATAGTCATGACATAGGACTTGGTCAAAGCAGTAATAGGGCCAGGCGGAAGACGTGCGGGCGGTGGCGTCTTCAAACGGAACATGGTCTCGCTTTTTCCTCCATGCTCCGCTTGGCCGGCTTTTTAAAAGTGTTGAGCACTTCAGAAGTGTTGAGTTTTGAGTTATGAGTTTTGAGTTGAAGGAAAGACTTTGAACCTTTACCTTTTTATAATGTCTTCGGCCTTCGGCCTCTGAGTTTGGTACATGCAGGTCTTGCTTCTACCTTCTACCTTCTGCCTTCTACCTGTTAAGATTAGGGAGAAGTTAGAAGCTTTTTAAAAGTGTTGAGTTATGAGCACTTCAGAAGTGTTGAGTTTTAAGTGTTGAGTTATGAGTTGAAGGAAAAGAACTTTGGAAGTTTTGAGTTGAAGCTAGAAGGGAGGGCCTCTGGCTATTGTACGAGCAGGGCTTGCTTCTACCTTCTACCTTCTGCCTTCTACCTGTTAAGATTTGGAAAGTGTAGTCGAAAGATATTAGTTTTGCTTATGAGGTTTGCATAATGGTTACAGTATTTGATATTATCAAGTTAACCTTAAAAAATAACTGCGGGCAGTGCGGAGAGCCAACCTGCATGTCCTTTGCCACAAAGGTGGTTACCAGAGGATTGGACATACGAGGATGTCCCTATATCAAAGAGATTCCAGCTGAGTTGGCAGAAAAGACTGAGGGAGGAGGTCCAAGGGACAATGATCCTGAAACAGCACTACTAAAGGAACTCCGAGAGAAGATACGAGGTATTGATCTTAGTCGAATAGCAGCAGACCTGGGGGCAGGACTAAAAACTTCCAACAAAGGTGCCGAAGTAGTCCTAGAACTCCCATTCTTTGACGATGTTGTTTATGTCTCCAAAGACGAATTGACTTCAGCAAAAGATATAGAGCTAGACCCAAGGGACCAGATCCTCATTTACAACTACTGCTTTTTTGGGGGCAGAGGCCCTGTGTCAGGCCAATGGGTTGGCCTTGAGTCTTTCCCAAATTCTGTTTCAAAGGTTAGCACCCTCAAGCGTTACACTGAGGATAAGCTATCAGAAGAATTTTCAAGTAACATCGAGGCCCTGACAGAGAGAGTCACGGCCATTGGAGGCCAGCTTGTAGAGCCCTGTAGCGCTGACCTGTGTTTTGAGATACAGGTATTTCCAAAGCTTATCCTTAGATTTCACTTTTGGGGGGAAGAGCCTGAGGAGGGCTTTAGCGCCAGGGCAAAGGTCCTCTATGACAGACGTGCCATAGAGTTCCTGGACCTAGAGTCCCTTGTGTTTGCAGCAGAGAGGGCTGTTGAAAAGATCATTCACCAATAATCTTTACCAATACCCTCTTTTTGCGTCTTCCATCGAATTCACCGTAAAAGATCTGTTCCCAGGGACCAAAATCCAGACGTCCATCTGTTACTGCAACCACTACTTCGCGTCCCATGATTTGGCGTTTCAGGTGTGCGTCGCCATTGTCCTCACCAGTCCTGTTGTGTCTGTAGCGTTCTATTGGCTCGTGTGGAGCAAGCTCTTCCAGCCATTGGTCATAATCCTGATGAAGCCCTGGTTCATCATCATTGATAAAGACTGAGGCTGTGATGTGCATCGCATTTACAAGGCAGAGTCCTTCTTTTATGCCGCTTTCCCTCAAACACTCCTCTACATGAGGCGTGATATTTATAAAAGCCCTCCTACTTGGCACCTGGAACCAAAGTTCTTTTCTGTAAGATTTCATGAAGTTCGTCTCCTCTCAAAGCTTTGTCTAATAAAAATAAACTAGTATTTTTTTTATATCAATTTTAAGATCTGGAATACGCGTCAAAAATATTCAAAACATACTGTTCAGGAAAAGGAGAATCTGGAATGCGAATATCTCTTATAGGGATGTCTGGTGTTGGAAAATCATATTGGTCTAAGCAGCTGGAAGGGCAGGGGTTTGTCCGTTATTGCTGTGATGATCTTATAGAAGAAAAGCTTTCTTCGGTACTTATTAGAGCCGATGGAACACGAATGAACATGGGAGAGTGGATGGGATTCCCGTTTGAGAAGGGATTTAGAGAGCGGGAGGCCCTTTACCTAAAATATGAGAAAGAGGTAATGAACTGGATATTAGATGAACTTGAAAGAGCCGATCACTATGGACAGATGAAAGACATAGTAATAGATACCACCGGAAGCGTCATATACACAGGTGACGAAATTCTCGAACGACTAAAAAAGAAGACCCGTATCGTGCACTTTTCCACACCTCCTGATGTCCAGGAGAAGATGTTTTCCGCCTTTGTGCAAAGGCCGACTCCAATGCTTTGGTTGGACTCCTATGACAAGAAAGAGGGCGAGAGCGGCATGGATGCCATGAGACGGTGTTACCCTATACTACTTTCCAAAAGAGAGAGACTTTACAGTCAATACGCTAATGTAACCATAGATTACCGTGTAGAAAGAGGACAGGACTTTTCTGTTGAGGATCTACTAAAACTTATCTCTTCACACTCCCACTAGTTGTGAATAGAGTCAATCTGTTCGATCCTAATTTACCAGGCTCTGGGTCGGTGCGGGAATCCTTCCCCCTATACGTATGAAATCCTCTGAGCTTCCCTTGTCCATTACTGGAAGGATGGTGGATTCTCCCAGGAGGCCACCGAAGCAAGCCTTCTCCCCTGCTTTCTTACCGGGAACAGGGATGAGTCTAGCAGCAGTGGTCTTCTTGTTGATCACCCCTATTGCCATTTCATCAGCGATAATTGCAGCAATAGTCTCAACAGGGGTGTCTCCAGGCAGTGCCACCATGTCTAGCCCCACGGAGCACACACTGGTCATGGCCTCTAGTTTTTCCAGAGAGAGGAAGCCGTCTCTTGCGGCCTGAGCAATATTTAGGTCCTCGCTAACCGGTATGAATGCACCGCTTAGCCCACCGACGTAGGAGCTGGCAAAAGCCCCTCCCTTCTTGACTGCATCGTTCAACATAGCAAGTACGGCTGTAGAGCCTGGGGAGCCGATACTTGCGAGGCCAAGGCTCTGGAATATCTCCCCAACACTGTCTCCAACGTTTGGAGTAGGGGCAAGGGATAGGTCTGCCACGCCGAAGGCTACATTTAGCCTGTCAGCCACCTCACGACCAATAAGCTCACCAACCCTTGTGACCTTGAATGCAGTCTTTTTTATGATCTCTGATAAATCTCCAAGGGTAAGAGAGGGGTTGGCATTCCGTGCCCTATCTATAGCCTTTTTAACTACTCCGGGCCCGCTTACTCCAACGTTTATGACTACGTCTGGTTCTCCAATGCCTAGATAGGCACCTGCCATGAAGGGGATATCTTCTGGGATATTGGCAAAAACGCACAGTTTTGCACAGGCCAGTCCGTCTTTGTCAGCAGTCTTTTCAGCAGCGGCCTTGATGATCTTCCCCATGAGGTAGACAGCATCCATATTGATACCCGCACGAGTTGAGGCCACATTTACAGACGCACAGACTCGATCTGTCACAGCAAGAGCTTCTGGGATCGCCTCGATGAGGGAGATGTCGCCATTTGCAAAACCCTTTTCAACCAATGCACTGAAGCCGCCTACAAAGTCTACATTTACCTCACGTGCGGCCTCATCCAGAGTCAAGGCCACACTAACCATCTGTTCACTTGAAAAAGGTGCTGCCGCAACTGCCACAGGGCTCACAGCTATGCGTTTATTTATTACGGGTATGCCGTATTTGTCTCCCACCTCGTCACAGACCCGTACCAGATCTTTTGCCACACCAGTAATCTTTTCCTTGACTCTGGACCTAAAGGTGTCTAGATCATGGCTTGCACAGTCTAGTAGGCTTATTCCAAGAGTAACTGTGCGGACGTCCAGGTGTTCATTTTTAAGCATTTCAAGGGTTGAAACTATTTCTCTTTCAGTCAACATAGGGTCAGCCTCTAATCAACGGTTTAAATCCGGTTAATTTCCTCGAATATCTTCCTGTGCTGAAGGTTTAGGTCTATGCCCAGGGCTTCAGCCCTGTCTTTAAGGGCCTTTCTGAAACGTTCCTGATCGATGTCCTTGGGGATGTCAACTTCATAGATCATGATGTTGCGGGCAGGATCTGTTCCCCCTCTGAACACAGCTCTCAAATTGGTGATGTTTACCCCGAAGTCAGCCATGACTTCGGTAATTCCAGCCACAAGACCGAGCCTGTCTGGGCCAATAGTGGTAACGACAAAAGGCTCTCCCTCCACATTATGTACATACCTTTCGTCTGTTACCATCTCCTTTACCAGCACGTGGAGTCCTAGGGGGTCAAGGGCATCCTGTAACAGTGAGCGGAGACCATGTGCCTCCAAACCATCTGGGATGGAAACGATGAATATGGCAGCTAATTCTGTCTGGAGCCTTGTCTGGTTTACATCTTCAATATTGCAACCATTTTCGAAAAGATGTCTGGCTACCAGTGCCACTATACCTGGCCTGTCAGTACCCAAGACCGAGATAACTATTTTCTTCCCTTTTTTTTGTACGTTCATGGTATCAAATCAAATACTCTCTATTACATCTTCTCTATGTACAATCCGGTATAGCTCAAGATCTACCCAAAAGTCAATAGTTTTCCCGAATTATACACTTCATACTACACGACACCACATTCTGCCAATTTATGATATAGTTATTAGGAAGAAGGTAGAAGGAAGAAGGTAGAAGCTTGGCAAAAGCTGATACTATTGCCTGCAGGCCTGCGGGAAAGCCTGGCAAACCCTACTCCAAGTTCCACCCAGTGGCCCATAGGCAGTGGCATCAGCAATTCATGCTTCTCCCTTCTACCTTCTTCCTTCTACCTGTTACACTGTACGGGGTAAATTTTTCATGATTACAGCATATTATCCTGGTGTCGTGTAGTATGATGCACTTACAGGCCTTAGGGTACACGAGTAACGCCTGTGTTTGGTACGAACCAGGAATGCTCCCATACCATACCTCGTTTTTGTCAGTATTCTGATAAACGACGGCACAGTTCAGGGAAATCTATATCTTCCTGTTCCTTGGAACCACTAGAAGACGGCCATACAATGGGTTTTTTGGGCAGGCGGACGTGGAATATTGCACCCCCCTGTGGGTTGTCCTCTACGTTGATATAACCGCCATGCAGGGCAACTGTCTGACTGGCAATGGCCAGTCCAAGTCCTGTACCAGGTATGTCTTTGGCCAGCCTTTCAAATTGCTTGAAGATGCGTTTTTTATACTTGTCTGGTATGCCCGGACCAAAGTCAGTGATAAATACTGATATGTATTCTGGGTCTTCTTTGGCAGACAGTATCAGTTTGCCGCCACTGGATGCGTATTTGGCTGCGTTTACCAGGATGTTTTCAAATACTGTCTTGAGTATGGACAGTCCTTTTATGGGAAGGCTCTGATCAATGAGGTTTTCCACCTTCATACCAGCCTGTTTGAAGGTAGGCTCAAGTTGAGATACCAATTCTTTGATGAGGGCGGCCACGTCGACATCCTGGAAAGTCAATTGCTGACGATTGAGTACGCTTGACAGTACATCTACGTCCCGTATGAGCTGTAATATATGGCTAGCACTCTGATATATGTCTTCTATATCATCCTTGATTGGACCGAGCTTTTCCGGTTCATCCAGTAGCATCTCGGTGGCATGTAGTATGGCTCCAATAGGGGTCCCAAGATCATGACGTACCATGCGTAATAACAGGTCCTTTAGCCTATTGGCCCTTGACAGGCCCACAGCTGTTTCCTGAAGGGCTTGTTCCATCTGCTTTCGTTCGGTGATGTCGCGCAAGATCTCCAGTGCACCAATCAGCTCGCCATTTTCATCATAGATGGGGGAGGCTGCTGAGTGAACCACCATACGTTCTTGGCCGTGAAACTCTATGACGGACTCGTGCTCATGTCTGTGCCCGTCTAGAAACACTCTGCGGACCGAGCAGTGAGGGCATGGTTTGTCTATGTCATGTAGCCACCGGTAACATAGACCGCCAGTCTTGAGAGATGGAAACCATTCACGACTACGACGATTCCTGAGGATAATACGCATATCAGGCGATATGATATGGATCGCGTCTGGTGCCGCGTCTATAACATGTTGATATATAGAAAGTTGTTTTTTTAGTGAATCAGTCATACGGCTAAATTATTAATTAAATGAAAAGATAAAAAATATTTTTTTGATTTTATTAAATATGGA comes from Dissulfuribacter thermophilus and encodes:
- a CDS encoding nitric oxide reductase activation protein NorD; the protein is MSTKSYSKNLCGPDNLKTEQALRSALLEIFFSENIGHYHVDQAVESLLKVPKRDIGPVLSLVRLIAYSVSDLLAFSFIENVPRALEFLDTNQLRDWVTGALAVYEEQGLHPAEDYLARPEETSLQFCRANQFVSLDEVASRLTLLVTGITGKIMPIKKGDRLFTDTEKIYLRDHLSLFPSRQDNELLLKIMILHKCAQTRYASFNLPLLPSDTLKTPKSNALTVDHENTGIFVFLKNLHKDIEVASRLYVLVDTVRIEAALKRDFPGIFRDLNRLKQTLILGMQKSFENNSSPVLKLASWILQGYHPIDQLDIPPEMRRMLSELIQPWATASQSAVVAKFLAGSNELETALDEAEKILPYIGTASPTLINKALLKRRKECEKKFLEIMAAIIATGEANRGKKDKNACIAPLGPSLLDKDKATALITGFGTSENERTDINEILECILLSCQDESLAEELRNLISEIKSDLGHVPSSYVSSGFGLSTNAWADVNLDLEEEGEGSHSFFAYDEWDFRRQAYRKRWCTLREIQLTETTGDFVDQTLKRYRGQISILKRQFEMLRPQHCFLKRQSEGEEIDLDAVVEAYSDIHARCSPSEHLFIRQERKERDIAVTFLVDMSASTEGWINRSIKEALILLCESLNVLEDQYAIYGFSGMRRTGCHFFRIKDFDEAYGHSVKAKISGITPRDYTRMGPAIRHVTKLFKEVEARLKILVTLSDGKPEDYDEYKGPYAIEDTRKALLEAREQGIKPFCITIDKEAKQYLPHMYGEVNYVLVKDVSHLHRRIAEIYRLLTT
- a CDS encoding DUF3786 domain-containing protein; this translates as MVTVFDIIKLTLKNNCGQCGEPTCMSFATKVVTRGLDIRGCPYIKEIPAELAEKTEGGGPRDNDPETALLKELREKIRGIDLSRIAADLGAGLKTSNKGAEVVLELPFFDDVVYVSKDELTSAKDIELDPRDQILIYNYCFFGGRGPVSGQWVGLESFPNSVSKVSTLKRYTEDKLSEEFSSNIEALTERVTAIGGQLVEPCSADLCFEIQVFPKLILRFHFWGEEPEEGFSARAKVLYDRRAIEFLDLESLVFAAERAVEKIIHQ
- a CDS encoding secondary thiamine-phosphate synthase enzyme YjbQ, with the translated sequence MKSYRKELWFQVPSRRAFINITPHVEECLRESGIKEGLCLVNAMHITASVFINDDEPGLHQDYDQWLEELAPHEPIERYRHNRTGEDNGDAHLKRQIMGREVVVAVTDGRLDFGPWEQIFYGEFDGRRKKRVLVKIIGE
- a CDS encoding shikimate kinase; the protein is MRISLIGMSGVGKSYWSKQLEGQGFVRYCCDDLIEEKLSSVLIRADGTRMNMGEWMGFPFEKGFREREALYLKYEKEVMNWILDELERADHYGQMKDIVIDTTGSVIYTGDEILERLKKKTRIVHFSTPPDVQEKMFSAFVQRPTPMLWLDSYDKKEGESGMDAMRRCYPILLSKRERLYSQYANVTIDYRVERGQDFSVEDLLKLISSHSH
- a CDS encoding PFL family protein translates to MLTEREIVSTLEMLKNEHLDVRTVTLGISLLDCASHDLDTFRSRVKEKITGVAKDLVRVCDEVGDKYGIPVINKRIAVSPVAVAAAPFSSEQMVSVALTLDEAAREVNVDFVGGFSALVEKGFANGDISLIEAIPEALAVTDRVCASVNVASTRAGINMDAVYLMGKIIKAAAEKTADKDGLACAKLCVFANIPEDIPFMAGAYLGIGEPDVVINVGVSGPGVVKKAIDRARNANPSLTLGDLSEIIKKTAFKVTRVGELIGREVADRLNVAFGVADLSLAPTPNVGDSVGEIFQSLGLASIGSPGSTAVLAMLNDAVKKGGAFASSYVGGLSGAFIPVSEDLNIAQAARDGFLSLEKLEAMTSVCSVGLDMVALPGDTPVETIAAIIADEMAIGVINKKTTAARLIPVPGKKAGEKACFGGLLGESTILPVMDKGSSEDFIRIGGRIPAPTQSLVN
- a CDS encoding glycine cleavage system protein R; amino-acid sequence: MNVQKKGKKIVISVLGTDRPGIVALVARHLFENGCNIEDVNQTRLQTELAAIFIVSIPDGLEAHGLRSLLQDALDPLGLHVLVKEMVTDERYVHNVEGEPFVVTTIGPDRLGLVAGITEVMADFGVNITNLRAVFRGGTDPARNIMIYEVDIPKDIDQERFRKALKDRAEALGIDLNLQHRKIFEEINRI
- a CDS encoding PAS domain-containing sensor histidine kinase; this translates as MTDSLKKQLSIYQHVIDAAPDAIHIISPDMRIILRNRRSREWFPSLKTGGLCYRWLHDIDKPCPHCSVRRVFLDGHRHEHESVIEFHGQERMVVHSAASPIYDENGELIGALEILRDITERKQMEQALQETAVGLSRANRLKDLLLRMVRHDLGTPIGAILHATEMLLDEPEKLGPIKDDIEDIYQSASHILQLIRDVDVLSSVLNRQQLTFQDVDVAALIKELVSQLEPTFKQAGMKVENLIDQSLPIKGLSILKTVFENILVNAAKYASSGGKLILSAKEDPEYISVFITDFGPGIPDKYKKRIFKQFERLAKDIPGTGLGLAIASQTVALHGGYINVEDNPQGGAIFHVRLPKKPIVWPSSSGSKEQEDIDFPELCRRLSEY